One part of the Acidobacteriota bacterium genome encodes these proteins:
- a CDS encoding tetratricopeptide repeat protein yields the protein MAKLRRTIGRPAPAKKAAAKPATKAKLAAKAVKKTPAAKPRSAPRLKARVKPVARRAVHPSSRHKQKPGAAKPTLGRARPAKMVTPPKPPARSTYAQAVLTYERAMQALQAKRYRDAAHLLKTVITTYPEEKELLERGQLYLRVCERHLAPLDATPSTPEERVYAATLAINAGDTERAVALLTSALAQDSANDHAEYMLGVALAIRGNHEAAITHLERAVALNPETRNLIIKEADLEALRHTAAIVALLSAPPPPVQPRKDKDRRPTRRARGAAR from the coding sequence GCCACGAAGGCCAAACTGGCGGCAAAGGCCGTCAAGAAAACCCCGGCCGCGAAACCCAGGTCCGCCCCACGCCTCAAGGCGCGGGTCAAACCGGTCGCCCGGCGGGCAGTGCATCCGTCGTCCAGGCACAAACAGAAACCAGGCGCGGCAAAGCCGACACTCGGGCGTGCGCGACCGGCCAAAATGGTGACGCCGCCCAAACCGCCAGCGCGGAGCACCTACGCGCAGGCCGTTCTGACCTACGAGCGCGCCATGCAGGCGTTGCAGGCCAAACGGTACCGCGATGCGGCACATCTGCTGAAAACGGTGATCACGACCTATCCCGAGGAAAAGGAACTCCTCGAGCGCGGGCAACTCTACCTGCGCGTGTGTGAGCGGCATCTCGCGCCGCTCGACGCCACGCCGAGCACGCCAGAAGAGCGCGTCTATGCCGCGACGCTGGCCATCAATGCGGGCGACACCGAACGTGCCGTGGCGCTGCTCACATCCGCGCTCGCCCAGGACTCGGCCAACGATCACGCCGAGTACATGCTGGGCGTCGCGCTGGCGATTCGGGGCAACCACGAGGCCGCCATCACGCATCTGGAACGCGCCGTGGCGCTGAATCCGGAGACCCGGAACCTGATCATCAAGGAAGCCGATCTCGAGGCGCTGCGCCACACCGCCGCGATCGTCGCGTTGCTGTCGGCTCCTCCACCGCCGGTTCAGCCACGCAAAGACAAGGATCGGCGGCCCACTCGGCGCGCCCGGGGGGCGGCACGGTAG